Proteins encoded by one window of Rutidosis leptorrhynchoides isolate AG116_Rl617_1_P2 chromosome 7, CSIRO_AGI_Rlap_v1, whole genome shotgun sequence:
- the LOC139859773 gene encoding putative F-box protein At1g67623: protein MDQVSRNIVDALPKDILGEILSRVGQESSAQLSVARLVCKAFRKQSKHYLVFRRLSLDMWPILAWGYFDGVYADLGLRYLEEAPNCKLKEELYVYGLIMFSSHDLEEKDIGLKILNATFPQLSDLVIFVRMNVYGLSRKLWIRNLHPFSDLATMCPISGHKGYFPHVHGFELTIPDCMSCFWAYKLGLFVN from the exons ATGGATCAAGTTTCAAGGAATATTGTAGATGCTCTTCCTAAAGACATACTTGGTGAAATCTTGTCAAGAGTAGGTCAAGAATCATCGGCTCAGTTGTCGGTTGCGAGATTGGTTTGCAAAGCCTTTCGTAAGCAATCCAAACATTATTTAGTTTTTCGAAGGCTTTCCTTAGATATGTGGCCTATATTAGCTTGGG GTTATTTTGATGGAGTATACGCTGACTTAGGGCTTCGTTATTTAGAAGAAGCTCCAAACTGCAAACTTAAAGAGGAACTTTATGTTTATGGTTTGATCATGTTTTCCTCTCACGATTTAGAGGAAAAAGATATCGGTTTAAAAATTCTTAATGCCACATTTCCACAATTGTCGGATTTGGTGATTTTTGTCAGAATGAATGTTTATGGTTTGTCACGGAAACTATGGATAAGGAACCTCCATCCTTTTTCTGACTTGGCAACCATGTGCCCTATATCCGGCCACAAAGGTTATTTCCCACATGTTCATGGCTTTGAACTCACCATACCAGACTGTATGTCGTGTTTTTGGGCTTATAAGTTAGGACTTTTTGTAAATTGA